The nucleotide sequence CGCCGTCCAGGTGCTGCCGCGCCACGTAGATCGCGTGCCCGTTGCCAAGCGCCTCTCTCTGCACCACGAAGTGCACCGGGATCCGGTAGCGCGCGCGGACGAACTCCTCGATCTTCTCGCCCAGATGCCCGACGACCAGCACCGCCTCGTCCACGCCCGCTGCGACCAGCTCGTCGAGGATGTGCCCGAGAATCGGCCGGCCGGCCACGTGCATGAGCGCCTTGGGCTGGGTGTGGGTGTGCGGCCTCAGGCGGCGGCCGACTCCGGCGACGGGGATGATGGCCTTCATGCGTCGGACTCCGGCGCGGCCGTTCTACCCGCACTGCGTTGGTACAGCACGACGCCCTCGCGTAGCGCCTGCCGGATGAACCAGTTGCCCTCTGCCTCCATACGCTCAACCTCCGTGCGCGTGTAGGGGAACACTTCCACGGTTACTCCAGCCACCGGGGAAACGGCATATCGCACGAGCCGCTCCATCCAGGGAAGATCGCAGCGCTCGAGGATGAGGAGCAAGTCCACATCGCTTCCGGGGACCGCCTCGCCGCGAGCAAGGGAGCCGAACAGCACCACGGATTCCAACTCCGGAAGTGTGCGCGGCAAACCTAAGGCCATCTCTCGCAGCGCACGGAGCACTTCATGCCGGTCGAGAAAAGTGACCTGCACAGAACCGGAGGATATCTTCCGCAGCGCGGATCGCAATGTCGGCGTCCTCCCGCGTGTAGTACAGGTACGGCGCTCCCTCGGGATGGGCATTGGGATAACGCGTACCTATGTAGTGCCGATCAAGTGCTCTTGCAAGGTCCCGCATCTGCTCAGAAACCGCAAGGTCACTCGGTAGAGACTCGAGCAGCCCCAGAACGGAATGCCCCCGGGCCTCGGCACCGAGTTTCTGGAATAGGGCTTTGACTGCCTTCTCGGCTGCCTGCTGCGAAGCGAAGCAGGCCCACTCGGAGTCTCCAGCGTCCCGTGCATGTCGCGCATGCTGGAGGTCACGCTCGGCCTGATTGAACCAGTCCTCGTGCCGTGCCGGCATGGCGCCAGCCTCCCGCATCACCTCGCGTCCGAGATCCCGGCGACACTGGGTTGCCCACTAGACTTCGCCTTCCCGAAGGTGCTTCCTCCAGAGACAGGCGTCTCCGCAGGTCAATACTCATTGGTGACCACCCCCTCGGAGCACATGGCCGACGGTCCGAACGAGAATCTGCGCGTCGAGCAGCACCGAGCGATGCTTGATGTAGTAGAGATCGTAGCGGAGCTTCACCACGGCATCCTCGACCGAGTCGGCGTACCCGAAGTTGACCTGCGCCCATCCGGCGACGCCCGGCTGGACACTGAGACGCGTCCGGTAGAAGGGAATCAGCGCCTCCAGCTCGGCGACCATCTCGGGACGCTCGGGCCGAGGCCCCACCACGCTCATCTCGCCACGCAGGATGTTGACGGCCTGGGGTAGCTCATCGAGGTGGAACCGCCGCAGCGCCCGGCCGACCCTTGTTACGCGGGGGTCCTTGATACCGGCCCACTGCACGCCGTTGGACTCCGCGTCGCCGACCATGGTGCGGAACTTCAAGAGCTCGAACTCCCACCCTCCCCGGCCTACCCGGCGCTGGCGGTAGAAGACCGGGCCCCGGTCCTCGATCCACAGGGCAGCCGCCACCAAGGGTGTCATCACCGCCACCGCCAGCATGCCAACCGCGGCCAGGACGAGATCGGCCAGGCGCTTGAAGGTATCGTAGAGCGCAGGGGAAGGGCGATCCAGCGGCAGCGCTATGTGCAGGTTGCCATCGGCGTGCTCGATTGGAACCGCTCCCGTGAGATCTTCGAGCAGCCGATGCACCGGCGTCACCGTGACGCCGCGCTCCTGGCATTTCACCAGGGCGCGCAGGAGGTCGCCGTCGGCGCTGCCGGCACAGGCCACGACCACCTCGGAGACCTGGGCCTGCTCCAGCACACCGGGAAGATCGCGGTGGTTGCCCAGCACCGGCAGCCCGTCCACCTCCTCTCCCAGGATCGTCGGGTCGCTGTCAACGAACCCTGCGGGCACGTACTCGGTGCGGCCTTGCTCCCGCATGGCCGCCAGCACCTCCCGGCCGGCCCGGCCGGCACCCACGATAACCACCCGGTGGCGGAACGACGGCTGGACCAGGACGAGCGCGTAGAACGACCTCCACGCGGCAACGAAAACCGTGGTGGTGCCGACGAACCAAAGCAGCGTCAGGCGCGAAGGCAGCAGGTTCGGCGTCACATAGGGGAGAGTCAGGTAGAGCGCATCGGCCGTCACGACGGCGAGCGCCGCTGCGATGGGTCCGGCGGGCAGGCGGGCAGCAAGCCGCAGATCGTAGAGTTCGGCCACCGAAGCCGCGATCGCCCACGCTCCCGAGAGCAGGACGAACCAGGATGCCCGCCCGGCAACCGTGCCTGCCGCGAGTGGGAAGTGGAGCCGTACGGACAAGGTAACGAGCAACGCGAGGTTCAACAGGGCCAGGTCCAGGAACGCCAGGAGGACCTTGCGCTCCGAGATCTGAAGCGGCTGCCGGAACTCGCGCGGGCTCCTCATGGCGCAGTTGAGGCCGGGCCGGGCATCGGGCCGGCCCGCCCGGAAAGCACACGCTCGTAGACGGCGGCGGTCTCGGTCAGCATACGCTCCTC is from Armatimonadota bacterium and encodes:
- a CDS encoding sugar transferase — protein: MRSPREFRQPLQISERKVLLAFLDLALLNLALLVTLSVRLHFPLAAGTVAGRASWFVLLSGAWAIAASVAELYDLRLAARLPAGPIAAALAVVTADALYLTLPYVTPNLLPSRLTLLWFVGTTTVFVAAWRSFYALVLVQPSFRHRVVIVGAGRAGREVLAAMREQGRTEYVPAGFVDSDPTILGEEVDGLPVLGNHRDLPGVLEQAQVSEVVVACAGSADGDLLRALVKCQERGVTVTPVHRLLEDLTGAVPIEHADGNLHIALPLDRPSPALYDTFKRLADLVLAAVGMLAVAVMTPLVAAALWIEDRGPVFYRQRRVGRGGWEFELLKFRTMVGDAESNGVQWAGIKDPRVTRVGRALRRFHLDELPQAVNILRGEMSVVGPRPERPEMVAELEALIPFYRTRLSVQPGVAGWAQVNFGYADSVEDAVVKLRYDLYYIKHRSVLLDAQILVRTVGHVLRGGGHQ
- a CDS encoding HEPN domain-containing protein, with the translated sequence MPARHEDWFNQAERDLQHARHARDAGDSEWACFASQQAAEKAVKALFQKLGAEARGHSVLGLLESLPSDLAVSEQMRDLARALDRHYIGTRYPNAHPEGAPYLYYTREDADIAIRAAEDILRFCAGHFSRPA
- a CDS encoding nucleotidyl transferase, producing MKAIIPVAGVGRRLRPHTHTQPKALMHVAGRPILGHILDELVAAGVDEAVLVVGHLGEKIEEFVRARYRIPVHFVVQREALGNGHAIYVARQHLDG
- a CDS encoding nucleotidyltransferase domain-containing protein, with amino-acid sequence MRSALRKISSGSVQVTFLDRHEVLRALREMALGLPRTLPELESVVLFGSLARGEAVPGSDVDLLLILERCDLPWMERLVRYAVSPVAGVTVEVFPYTRTEVERMEAEGNWFIRQALREGVVLYQRSAGRTAAPESDA